One segment of Meriones unguiculatus strain TT.TT164.6M chromosome 3, Bangor_MerUng_6.1, whole genome shotgun sequence DNA contains the following:
- the Utp3 gene encoding something about silencing protein 10 has product MVKRSRRRGAAQWAAVRAGAGRTATDENEDDLGLPPSPGDSSYYQDQVDEFHEARSRAALAQGWNEVESGEEDGDEEEEVLALDIDDGSNEESSEEEEEAEDGDDDDDGGSSVQSEAEASMDPSLSWGQRKRLYYDTDYGSKSRGRQSQQEVEEEEREEEEEAQLIQRRLAQALQEDDFGVAWVEAFAKPVPQVDEAETQVVKDLAKISVKEKLKMLKKESPELLELIEDLKVKLTEVKDELEPLLQLVEEGVIPPGKGSQYLKTKYNLYLNYCANISFYLILKARRAPAHGHPVIERLVTYRNLINDLSVVDQKLSSEIRHLLTVKDGAVKKGLNPKEKLTKTKAKSVKQAAATADLSEDPDFDEAALQYYKEMEDGQKLKRKKEENSAEEQALEDQNAKRAITYQIAKNRGLTPRRKKIDRNPRVKHREKFRRAKIRRRGQVREVRREEQRYSGELSGIRAGVKKSIKLK; this is encoded by the coding sequence ATGGTGAAGAGATCCCGGCGACGTGGAGCGGCCCAGTGGGCAGCCGTGCGGGCCGGGGCAGGTCGCACCGCCACGGACGAAAATGAGGACGATTTAGGGTTGCCGCCCTCTCCAGGGGACTCCAGCTACTACCAAGATCAGGTAGATGAGTTCCATGAAGCGCGATCTCGGGCAGCCCTTGCTCAGGGCTGGAACGAAGTCGAGAgtggggaggaggatggagatgaggaggaagaggtgcTAGCCCTGGATATTGATGATGGAAGCAATGAAGAGAGTtcggaggaggaggaagaggcggaAGAtggcgatgatgatgatgatggcggGAGCTCCGTGCAGAGTGAGGCCGAGGCCTCTATGGATCCTAGCTTGTCTTGGGGTCAGAGGAAAAGGCTTTATTATGATACGGACTATGGTTCCAAATCCCGAGGCCGTCAGAGTCAGCAAGaagtagaagaggaggaaagagaggaagaggaggaggcacaGTTAATTCAGCGGCGCCTGGCCCAAGCCCTGCAAGAGGATGATTTTGGAGTTGCTTGGGTAGAGGCCTTCGCAAAACCGGTGCCCCAGGTGGATGAAGCTGAGACTCAGGTCGTGAAGGATTTGGCTAAAATCTCGGTAAAAGAGAAGCTGAAAATGCTGAAAAAAGAATCACCAGAGCTCTTAGAGCTGATTGAAGACCTCAAAGTTAAGTTGACAGAAGTGAAGGATGAGTTAGAACCGTTGTTACAGTTGGTGGAGGAAGGGGTCATTCCACCTGGAAAAGGAAGCCAATACCTGAAGACTAAATATAACCTCTATTTGAACTACTGCGCAAACATTAgtttttatttgatattaaaaGCTAGGAGAGCTCCTGCACATGGACACCCTGTTATAGAAAGGCTGGTTACCTACAGAAATCTGATCAACGACCTGTCCGTTGTGGATCAGAAACTGTCCTCCGAAATCCGTCACCTACTCACAGTCAAGGATGGTGCTGTAAAGAAAGGACTGaatccaaaagaaaaattaaccaaAACCAAGGCAAAGTCTGTGAAACAGGCTGCTGCTACTGCTGATCTGTCTGAGGACCCTGATTTTGATGAAGCTGCACTCCAATACTATAAGGAAATGGAAGATGggcaaaagttaaaaagaaagaaggaagaaaatagtgCCGAGGAGCAGGCTCTCGAAGATCAAAATGCAAAGAGAGCCATTACCTACCAGATTGCTAAAAATAGGGGACTTACACCTAGAAGAAAGAAGATTGATAGAAATCCCAGAGTTAAACATAGGGAAAAGTTCAGAAGAGCCAAAATTCGAAGACGAGGCCAGGTTCGTGAAGTTCGTAGAGAAGAGCAGCGCTATAGTGGTGAACTATCTGGCATTCGTGCTGGAGTTAAAAAGAGCATTAAGCTTAAGTAA